A DNA window from Mycolicibacter terrae contains the following coding sequences:
- a CDS encoding mycofactocin-coupled SDR family oxidoreductase, with the protein MGRVAGKVAFITGAARGQGRSHALRLAEEGADIIAVDLCQDIETIGYPMARPEDLEETAKLVEKTGRGIVTAQADVRDAAALKTALDAGIAEFGKLDIVVAQAGVAGMKGNPPLQAWIDVINTNLVGTINGIQVALPHLGEGASIVATSSAAALMDAHQKANPGNDPGGMAYMTSKRLIAQYVHDLATELAVRGIRANVIHPTNCNTEMLQSEPMYRSFRPDLDHPTRADAEPAFYVQQAMKVPFIEPVDISNAVLWLASDEARYVTGMQLRVDAGGYLKWYDYHV; encoded by the coding sequence GTGGGACGCGTTGCCGGAAAGGTCGCATTCATCACGGGGGCTGCCCGCGGGCAGGGCCGAAGCCACGCGCTGCGGCTGGCCGAGGAGGGCGCCGACATCATCGCGGTCGACCTGTGCCAGGACATCGAGACGATCGGCTATCCGATGGCACGGCCCGAAGACCTCGAGGAGACCGCCAAGCTGGTCGAGAAGACCGGGCGCGGCATCGTCACCGCGCAGGCCGATGTGCGCGACGCGGCGGCGCTGAAGACCGCGCTGGACGCCGGGATCGCCGAGTTCGGCAAGCTCGACATCGTCGTCGCGCAGGCCGGTGTGGCCGGCATGAAGGGAAACCCGCCGCTGCAGGCCTGGATCGACGTCATCAACACCAACCTGGTCGGCACCATCAACGGCATCCAGGTCGCACTGCCGCATCTGGGCGAGGGCGCATCGATCGTCGCCACCTCCTCGGCGGCGGCGTTGATGGACGCCCACCAGAAGGCCAATCCCGGAAACGACCCGGGCGGCATGGCCTACATGACCTCCAAACGCCTTATCGCCCAGTATGTTCACGACCTGGCGACCGAGCTGGCGGTGCGAGGCATCCGCGCCAACGTCATCCACCCGACCAACTGCAACACCGAGATGCTGCAGAGCGAGCCGATGTACCGCTCGTTCCGGCCGGATCTGGACCACCCGACCCGCGCCGACGCCGAGCCGGCGTTCTATGTGCAGCAGGCGATGAAGGTGCCGTTCATCGAGCCGGTGGACATCTCCAACGCGGTGCTCTGGCTCGCCTCCGACGAGGCCCGCTACGTCACCGGTATGCAGTTGCGGGTCGACGCCGGCGGATACCTCAAGTGGTACGACTACCACGTCTGA
- a CDS encoding MCE family protein: protein MSALRSIRRGLSLACVVAGTATGCAFGGLNSIPLPGVEGHGAGAQHFSIEVANVGTLESNSPVLLSDVVVGSVGKMTVDNWHARVEIAVNPGVEVPANAVATVGQTSLLGSMHLALNPPVGQAPSGRLASGATIPLNASSTYPSTEQTLSSLAVLVNGGGLGQIGDIIHNFSATMSGREGDIRDLLARLDRFTAALERQQDNIVTSIQEMNRVAHFFAGQRDTIDRALNKIPPAIDVLIKERPKFVSALTKLGQFGDLSAGMVNDAGRELVADLVHLEPALESLADIGPDLNAAVAYATAFPYGPNAIERAVRGDFLNLFAIFDLTKPRLKRALFAGTQWGDENAKLVPAPGDPWYLNYSYDPLQEPILQSSGQAGPPGPTAPPAPEGGG, encoded by the coding sequence GTGAGCGCTCTCCGTTCTATTCGGCGCGGTCTGTCGCTGGCCTGCGTGGTCGCCGGCACCGCGACTGGTTGCGCATTCGGCGGTCTGAACTCGATCCCGCTGCCGGGCGTCGAGGGGCACGGTGCGGGAGCGCAGCATTTCTCCATCGAGGTGGCCAATGTCGGGACGCTGGAATCTAATTCGCCGGTGCTGCTCTCCGACGTCGTGGTCGGCAGCGTCGGCAAGATGACCGTCGACAATTGGCACGCCCGCGTCGAGATCGCGGTCAACCCGGGGGTGGAGGTCCCCGCCAATGCCGTGGCGACCGTCGGGCAGACCAGCCTGCTCGGATCGATGCACTTGGCACTCAATCCACCGGTGGGACAAGCACCCTCGGGCCGACTGGCGTCCGGGGCGACCATTCCGCTGAATGCCTCCTCGACCTATCCGTCCACCGAGCAGACGCTGTCATCGTTGGCGGTACTGGTCAATGGGGGGGGACTGGGCCAGATCGGCGACATCATCCACAACTTCAGCGCCACCATGTCGGGCCGCGAAGGCGACATCCGCGATCTGCTCGCGCGGTTGGATCGGTTCACCGCGGCGCTGGAGCGCCAGCAAGACAACATCGTGACGTCGATCCAGGAAATGAACCGGGTGGCACATTTCTTCGCCGGACAGCGCGACACCATCGATCGTGCGTTGAACAAGATTCCGCCGGCCATCGATGTGCTGATCAAGGAGCGACCCAAGTTCGTCAGCGCGTTGACCAAACTGGGGCAGTTCGGCGACCTGTCCGCCGGCATGGTCAACGACGCCGGGCGCGAACTGGTCGCCGACCTCGTCCACTTGGAACCGGCGCTGGAGTCGCTGGCCGACATCGGCCCGGACCTGAACGCCGCGGTGGCGTATGCCACCGCGTTCCCCTACGGGCCCAACGCCATCGAGCGTGCGGTCCGGGGAGACTTCCTGAATCTGTTTGCCATCTTCGACCTCACCAAGCCGCGACTCAAGCGGGCATTGTTCGCCGGCACCCAGTGGGGTGATGAGAACGCGAAACTGGTGCCTGCGCCCGGTGACCCGTGGTACCTGAACTACTCCTACGATCCGCTGCAGGAGCCGATCCTGCAGTCGTCGGGACAGGCCGGTCCGCCCGGCCCGACCGCCCCGCCGGCGCCGGAAGGTGGTGGGTAG
- a CDS encoding aldehyde dehydrogenase family protein has protein sequence MGSQETAATTTDGAKATAQVAARQLLIDGKLVGAESTFASLNPATGEVLGHAPDAGVAQATAAVAAARRAFDTGDWATDTALRIRCLDQLHQALVEHRDEFAALTIAEVGATAALNQGAQLDQPIAIVRYYADLLRDYPMTEDLGNVESRGMLHHRWVEKEAAGVVAAIIAYNYPNQLALAKLAPALAAGCTLVLKAAPDTPLVTLALGELIANHTDIPAGVVNVLSSSDAQVGAVLTTDPDVDMVTFTGSTPTGRAIMAAASGTLKRVFLELGGKSAAIILDDADFNMAAVFASFSMVTHAGQGCALTSRLLVPNTHHDEIVELIKTNFSHVRYGDPTDPKTYMGPLISAKQRDKVDGMVQRAVAAGATLVTGGEKVDPGFFYTPTLLTGVDPDSEIAQEEVFGPVLAVIGYDDDDDAVRIANNSIYGLSGAIFGAQDRALAMARRIRTGTFSINGGNYFSPDAPFGGYKQSGIGREMGVAGLEEFLESKTFATPVAGQPG, from the coding sequence ATGGGTTCGCAGGAAACGGCAGCGACCACCACCGACGGTGCGAAGGCCACTGCGCAGGTTGCCGCCCGGCAACTGCTGATCGACGGCAAGCTGGTGGGCGCGGAGAGTACCTTCGCATCGCTCAACCCGGCCACCGGGGAAGTCCTGGGCCACGCGCCGGACGCCGGGGTGGCGCAGGCCACCGCGGCCGTCGCGGCGGCGCGGCGCGCATTCGACACCGGCGACTGGGCCACCGACACTGCGCTGCGGATCCGCTGCCTGGATCAACTGCATCAGGCTCTGGTCGAGCACCGCGACGAATTCGCCGCGCTCACCATCGCCGAGGTCGGGGCCACCGCGGCGCTGAACCAGGGCGCACAACTCGACCAGCCGATTGCGATCGTGCGCTATTACGCCGACCTGCTCCGCGACTATCCGATGACCGAAGACCTCGGCAACGTCGAGAGTCGCGGGATGCTGCACCACCGCTGGGTGGAGAAAGAAGCCGCCGGCGTCGTCGCCGCGATCATCGCCTACAACTACCCCAACCAGCTGGCGCTGGCGAAGCTGGCCCCCGCGCTGGCCGCCGGTTGCACCCTGGTGCTCAAGGCCGCCCCCGACACCCCGCTGGTGACGTTGGCGCTCGGGGAACTCATCGCCAACCACACCGACATCCCGGCCGGGGTGGTCAATGTGCTCAGCTCGTCGGACGCGCAGGTCGGCGCGGTGCTCACCACCGATCCGGACGTCGACATGGTCACCTTCACCGGATCCACCCCCACCGGGCGGGCGATCATGGCCGCCGCCAGCGGGACGCTCAAGCGGGTATTCCTCGAACTCGGCGGCAAGTCCGCGGCGATCATCCTCGACGACGCCGACTTCAACATGGCCGCGGTGTTCGCCTCGTTCTCGATGGTCACCCACGCGGGCCAGGGCTGTGCCCTGACGTCGCGACTGCTGGTGCCCAACACCCATCACGACGAGATCGTCGAATTGATCAAGACCAACTTCTCCCACGTGCGCTACGGCGACCCAACGGACCCGAAGACTTACATGGGCCCGCTGATCAGTGCCAAGCAGCGCGACAAGGTCGACGGCATGGTGCAGCGCGCGGTCGCCGCGGGAGCCACCCTGGTGACCGGCGGCGAGAAGGTCGACCCCGGCTTCTTCTACACCCCGACGCTGCTCACAGGAGTCGACCCGGACAGCGAGATCGCCCAGGAGGAGGTCTTCGGGCCGGTGCTGGCGGTGATCGGCTACGACGACGACGACGATGCGGTGCGGATCGCCAACAACTCGATCTACGGGCTCTCCGGGGCGATCTTCGGCGCCCAGGACCGTGCGCTGGCCATGGCCCGGCGGATCCGCACCGGAACGTTCTCGATCAACGGCGGCAACTACTTCAGTCCGGATGCCCCGTTCGGGGGATATAAGCAGTCCGGCATCGGCCGCGAGATGGGCGTCGCCGGTCTAGAGGAGTTCCTGGAGTCCAAGACATTCGCCACGCCGGTCGCCGGGCAGCCCGGATGA
- a CDS encoding MCE family protein → MKTRKPLQIAASALMAVLLLVGAVILIRQTVLKPTTVTAYFSSATAIYAGDEVKVAGVKVGTIDRIEPHGSQAKLTLRVDRKVPVPAGAKAVIVAPNLVAARFVQLTPAYHHGDGPTLADGAVIPRERTAVPVEWDEVKTQLNRLATELGPRSGISGTSASRFIESAANAMDGNGAKLRDTLAQLSGVARIFAEGSGNIVDIISGMQTFVTALRESDQQIVVFESRLATLTSVVNDSRSSLDAALNDFSSAIDKVRDFVAGSRAETVEAVKGLVEVTQTLAEAKNAIRNILHVTPNAIANTLNMYNVSSGTPVGSFAFTNFSNPVQAICAMIGGISNATSAETGKLCSQYLGPAARLLNFNGLPFPANPYLAKSASPDKLIYTDPALMPGNQQPATTLPEQEPTVSAYTGLHGDVTPPPGWTDPLQPPGSYVPNGLPAVATPPVYVGAPPPSPTTFDGMLLPSGPAPGPVQPGPLPAEEGTPSP, encoded by the coding sequence ATGAAAACGCGTAAACCATTGCAGATCGCAGCCAGCGCGCTCATGGCCGTGCTGCTGCTCGTGGGCGCGGTGATCCTGATCCGCCAGACCGTGCTGAAGCCGACCACGGTCACCGCCTACTTCTCCAGTGCCACCGCGATTTACGCCGGCGATGAGGTAAAGGTCGCCGGGGTGAAGGTCGGCACCATCGACCGCATCGAACCGCATGGCAGCCAGGCCAAGCTCACACTGCGGGTCGACCGCAAGGTGCCGGTCCCGGCCGGCGCCAAGGCTGTCATCGTGGCACCCAACCTGGTGGCCGCCCGATTCGTTCAGCTGACGCCGGCGTACCACCATGGTGACGGACCCACCCTGGCCGACGGTGCGGTGATCCCGCGGGAGCGTACCGCCGTCCCGGTCGAGTGGGACGAGGTGAAAACCCAACTGAACCGGTTGGCAACCGAATTGGGCCCACGCAGCGGCATATCGGGGACCTCGGCCTCACGGTTCATCGAATCCGCCGCCAACGCCATGGACGGCAATGGCGCCAAACTGCGGGACACCCTGGCGCAACTGTCCGGGGTGGCCAGGATCTTCGCCGAGGGCAGCGGCAACATCGTCGACATCATCTCGGGCATGCAGACCTTCGTGACCGCGCTGCGCGAAAGCGATCAGCAGATCGTGGTGTTCGAATCGCGGCTCGCGACGTTGACCAGCGTGGTCAACGACAGCCGATCCAGCCTGGATGCGGCGCTGAACGACTTCTCGAGCGCGATCGACAAAGTGCGAGATTTCGTGGCGGGCAGCCGCGCGGAGACCGTCGAGGCCGTGAAGGGGCTTGTCGAAGTCACCCAGACGTTGGCCGAGGCCAAGAACGCGATCCGCAACATCCTGCACGTCACCCCGAATGCGATCGCCAACACGCTCAACATGTACAACGTGTCGAGCGGAACCCCGGTCGGTTCCTTCGCGTTCACCAACTTCTCCAATCCGGTCCAGGCGATCTGCGCGATGATCGGTGGCATCAGCAACGCCACGTCGGCCGAGACCGGCAAGCTGTGCTCGCAGTACCTCGGCCCGGCCGCGCGGTTGCTGAACTTCAACGGGTTGCCGTTTCCGGCAAACCCATATCTGGCCAAGTCGGCAAGCCCGGACAAGCTGATCTACACCGATCCGGCCCTGATGCCGGGCAACCAGCAGCCGGCAACCACCCTGCCCGAGCAGGAGCCGACGGTTTCGGCCTACACCGGTCTGCACGGCGATGTTACGCCGCCACCGGGATGGACGGATCCGCTGCAGCCGCCCGGTTCCTATGTGCCCAATGGCCTTCCCGCCGTTGCCACCCCACCGGTGTACGTGGGGGCGCCACCGCCGAGCCCGACGACCTTCGATGGGATGCTGCTGCCCAGCGGCCCGGCGCCTGGACCCGTCCAGCCGGGACCGCTACCTGCCGAAGAAGGGACGCCGTCGCCGTGA
- a CDS encoding MCE family protein encodes MALEATADPPLGREVDDRDQRGSAAGQHRPVGQRREQPAYLRPLIGLVTVVTIAALVGLPIALFRGSFTRTVAVTVVSQRAGLVMYPDAKVKLRGVQVGKVGAIDPRPDGTAVLRLDLQPDQLRLIPANVTARIASTTVFGAKSVELVAPPDPEATRLHAGQVLAGEHVTVEINTVFQQLVRVLDKIDPMKLNETLGAISTAFNGRGHKIGQALTDFDKLLAELEPSLDTLEHEAATMAPVFRSYADAAPDLTATIANTTTMSESIVQERESLDTFLLSAIGLADTGNEVLGENRQSLVDLTRTLEPTAQLLDKYHEQLGCAIGGLVPFAKSPPMPVPGIVITASFTLGKERYRYPDHLPKVAATGERSYCADLGLPDVPPEFRPPVLVADTGANPYEYGNQGILLNSDGLKQALFGPIGGPPRNSAQVGMPG; translated from the coding sequence ATGGCTCTCGAGGCGACTGCAGATCCACCGTTGGGACGGGAAGTCGACGATCGGGACCAGCGGGGCTCCGCCGCGGGCCAGCACCGGCCCGTCGGTCAGCGGCGGGAGCAGCCGGCCTACCTGCGGCCACTGATCGGGCTGGTGACCGTGGTAACGATCGCAGCTCTGGTCGGGCTGCCGATCGCGCTGTTCCGGGGCAGCTTCACCCGCACGGTCGCGGTCACGGTGGTGTCGCAGCGGGCGGGTCTGGTGATGTATCCCGACGCCAAGGTCAAGCTGCGCGGTGTTCAGGTGGGCAAGGTCGGGGCCATCGATCCTCGGCCGGACGGCACCGCGGTGCTGCGGCTGGACTTGCAACCCGACCAACTGCGGTTGATTCCGGCGAACGTCACCGCCCGGATCGCCTCCACGACGGTGTTCGGGGCCAAGTCCGTCGAGTTGGTGGCGCCGCCGGATCCGGAGGCGACCCGGCTGCATGCCGGTCAGGTGCTGGCGGGCGAACATGTCACCGTCGAGATCAACACGGTGTTCCAGCAGTTGGTCCGGGTGCTGGACAAGATCGATCCGATGAAGCTCAACGAGACCCTCGGCGCCATCTCGACGGCCTTCAACGGTCGCGGGCACAAGATCGGGCAGGCGCTCACCGACTTCGACAAGTTGCTGGCCGAACTCGAGCCCAGTCTGGACACCCTCGAGCACGAGGCCGCCACGATGGCGCCGGTGTTCCGGTCCTACGCCGATGCGGCCCCGGACCTGACCGCCACCATCGCCAACACCACCACCATGAGCGAGAGCATCGTGCAAGAGCGCGAGAGCCTGGACACCTTCCTGCTCAGTGCCATCGGCCTTGCTGACACCGGCAACGAGGTGCTGGGCGAGAACCGGCAGAGCCTGGTCGATCTGACCCGGACGCTGGAGCCGACTGCCCAATTGCTGGACAAATACCACGAGCAACTCGGCTGCGCGATCGGCGGCCTGGTGCCGTTCGCGAAGTCACCGCCCATGCCAGTCCCCGGCATCGTCATCACCGCCAGCTTCACCCTGGGCAAGGAACGCTACCGCTATCCCGACCACCTGCCTAAGGTGGCGGCCACCGGCGAGCGCTCCTATTGCGCAGATCTCGGGCTGCCCGACGTGCCGCCGGAGTTCAGGCCGCCGGTGTTGGTCGCCGACACCGGGGCCAACCCGTACGAATACGGCAACCAGGGCATTCTGCTCAACTCCGACGGCCTCAAGCAGGCGCTGTTCGGGCCGATCGGCGGTCCGCCGCGCAACAGCGCCCAAGTGGGGATGCCGGGATGA
- a CDS encoding CaiB/BaiF CoA transferase family protein, which yields MKPLEGIRVLEVAMYGFVPSAGAVLAEWGAEVIKVEHAVTGDPQRGLRQTGMLRVEGDPNPNIEHANRGKRSIGLDVSIPQGREVLLELAKRADVFLTSFLPGHRKKFAMDVEDIRAINPKIIYARGSALGPRGIESEKGGYDMTAFWCRAGTAATITPPGIEGMIGPPGPAYGDTISGTNLAGGIAAALFKRERTGEPSVVDVSLLGSGLWAMGHTVALTSHLGERLVQQPPGVHGSPINPLVGVYATADERYISFVMMQPTKFWADVCKHMELDAYIDDPRFATAQSFAEHTPEAVEILREAMAKRTLPEWSERFATLAGPWAPVQDTLQAAQDAQIRANDYIVQAGELELVANPVQFDVTAAETGPAPGFAEQTDEILSDLGLDWDRIIELKTVGAVT from the coding sequence ATGAAGCCGCTGGAGGGCATTCGGGTGCTCGAGGTCGCGATGTACGGCTTCGTCCCGTCGGCCGGTGCGGTGCTGGCCGAATGGGGTGCCGAGGTCATCAAGGTCGAGCACGCGGTCACCGGAGACCCGCAGCGCGGGTTGCGCCAGACCGGCATGCTGCGCGTCGAGGGCGACCCCAACCCCAACATCGAGCACGCCAACCGCGGCAAGCGCAGCATCGGCTTGGACGTGTCGATACCGCAAGGCCGCGAGGTGTTGCTCGAACTGGCAAAGCGCGCAGACGTCTTCCTGACCAGTTTTCTGCCCGGACACCGTAAGAAGTTCGCCATGGACGTCGAGGACATCCGTGCGATCAACCCGAAGATCATCTACGCCCGCGGCAGTGCGCTGGGCCCCCGCGGCATCGAATCGGAAAAGGGCGGCTACGACATGACCGCCTTCTGGTGTCGCGCCGGTACCGCGGCCACCATCACCCCGCCCGGTATCGAGGGCATGATCGGCCCGCCGGGGCCCGCCTACGGCGACACCATCTCCGGTACGAACCTGGCCGGCGGTATCGCGGCGGCACTGTTCAAACGTGAGCGCACCGGTGAGCCCTCTGTCGTCGACGTCTCCCTGCTGGGTAGCGGCCTGTGGGCCATGGGCCACACCGTCGCCTTGACCAGTCATCTGGGCGAGCGGCTGGTCCAACAGCCGCCCGGTGTGCACGGCTCGCCGATCAACCCGCTGGTCGGGGTCTACGCGACCGCTGACGAGCGCTATATCTCGTTTGTCATGATGCAACCCACCAAGTTCTGGGCCGACGTGTGCAAGCACATGGAACTCGACGCCTACATCGACGATCCGCGGTTCGCCACCGCGCAGTCGTTCGCCGAGCACACCCCGGAGGCCGTGGAGATCCTGCGCGAGGCGATGGCCAAACGGACGCTGCCCGAGTGGAGTGAGCGCTTCGCCACCCTGGCCGGCCCGTGGGCGCCGGTGCAGGACACGCTGCAGGCCGCCCAGGACGCGCAGATCCGCGCCAACGACTACATCGTGCAGGCCGGCGAACTCGAGTTGGTCGCCAACCCGGTCCAGTTCGACGTCACCGCCGCGGAAACCGGCCCGGCCCCCGGCTTCGCCGAGCAGACCGACGAGATCCTGTCCGACCTCGGGCTGGACTGGGACCGGATCATCGAACTCAAGACCGTCGGCGCGGTCACCTGA
- a CDS encoding ferredoxin, producing the protein MKVWVDPERCQGHGLCKMIAPDSFDLDDIDGHSTAAHEVVPTDQHDLVREAVRSCPEQAIILTDDDS; encoded by the coding sequence ATGAAAGTTTGGGTTGACCCGGAGCGCTGTCAGGGCCACGGCCTGTGCAAGATGATCGCGCCGGATTCCTTCGACCTCGACGACATCGACGGTCACTCCACGGCGGCACATGAGGTCGTCCCGACCGATCAGCACGACCTGGTACGCGAAGCCGTCCGGTCGTGCCCGGAGCAGGCCATCATCCTCACCGACGACGACAGTTAG
- a CDS encoding SDR family NAD(P)-dependent oxidoreductase — MGLARTAVVTGGASGIGAAVVTRLRDAGHRVAIIDLKPGEQDLAFAADVTDRGQIDAALTQIRQQLGPVTILVNAAGKDGFKKFSHISFEDWQQIIDINLNGVFHTVQAVLPDMVEAGWGRIVNISSSSTHSGTPYMAHYVAAKSAVNGLTKTLALEYGPSGITVNAVPPGFIDTPMLRNAADHGFLGDIDDNIAKTPVRRMGRPEDIAAACAFLVSEEAGYITGQILGVNGGRNT; from the coding sequence ATGGGCCTCGCGAGAACGGCTGTCGTGACCGGGGGCGCCTCGGGCATCGGCGCGGCGGTGGTGACCCGTCTGCGAGACGCCGGCCACCGGGTGGCGATCATCGACCTCAAACCGGGCGAGCAAGACTTGGCGTTCGCCGCCGACGTCACCGACCGGGGCCAGATCGACGCGGCCTTGACGCAGATCCGCCAACAGCTGGGTCCGGTCACCATCCTCGTCAACGCCGCCGGCAAGGACGGCTTCAAGAAGTTCAGCCACATCAGTTTCGAGGACTGGCAGCAGATCATCGACATCAACCTCAACGGTGTCTTCCACACCGTCCAGGCGGTGCTGCCCGACATGGTCGAGGCCGGCTGGGGGCGCATCGTCAACATCTCCTCGTCGAGCACGCACTCCGGCACCCCCTATATGGCGCACTACGTCGCGGCCAAGTCCGCGGTGAACGGACTCACCAAGACCCTGGCCCTGGAATACGGGCCGAGCGGCATCACGGTCAACGCCGTGCCGCCCGGCTTCATCGACACCCCGATGCTGCGCAACGCCGCAGACCACGGATTCCTCGGCGACATCGACGACAACATCGCCAAGACGCCCGTGCGCCGGATGGGCCGACCCGAAGACATCGCCGCGGCGTGCGCCTTCCTGGTCTCCGAGGAGGCCGGCTACATCACCGGGCAGATCCTGGGCGTCAACGGCGGTCGCAACACCTGA
- a CDS encoding MCE family protein, with protein MTRSWQTPAKFGVFAAVMLLATVFLFAIFGEVRTGPTVGYSAVFNDASRLKSGDSVRVAGVRVGTVGGVALRQDGTVLVKFNADRAIPLTTGTQATVRYLNLVGDRYLELVDAPGSTRLLPAGAQIPVERTAPALDLDLLLNGLKPVIRGLNPQDVNALTASLIQIMQGQGGTIDSLMSQTSSFSNSLADNSQVIESLIDELRTVLATLTSGDKRLSGAIDRLNKLVSGLAADRDPIGTAVTALDRGTASLADLLGSARDPLTDTIHQVNRLTKAVNADQAGLDMSLQKAPENYRKAIRLGSYGGFIQYYLCAVQIRVSDTQGRTAVFPWIKSEEGRCSDNE; from the coding sequence ATGACCCGCTCATGGCAGACCCCGGCCAAGTTCGGCGTTTTCGCCGCGGTGATGCTGCTGGCCACCGTATTCCTGTTCGCGATCTTCGGGGAGGTGCGGACCGGGCCGACGGTCGGCTACAGCGCGGTGTTCAACGACGCCTCCCGGCTGAAATCCGGGGACAGCGTTCGAGTCGCGGGGGTGCGGGTCGGAACCGTCGGCGGCGTGGCCCTGCGGCAGGACGGGACGGTGCTGGTGAAGTTCAACGCCGACCGGGCCATCCCACTCACCACCGGCACCCAGGCCACGGTGCGTTACCTGAACCTGGTCGGCGACCGCTATCTGGAGCTGGTGGACGCGCCGGGATCGACCAGGCTGTTACCGGCGGGTGCCCAGATACCGGTCGAGCGGACCGCTCCAGCATTAGATCTGGACTTGTTGCTCAACGGCCTCAAACCGGTGATCCGCGGACTGAACCCCCAGGACGTCAATGCGCTGACCGCATCGCTCATCCAGATCATGCAGGGCCAGGGCGGCACCATCGACTCGCTGATGTCGCAGACGTCGTCGTTCTCGAACTCGCTGGCAGACAACAGCCAGGTGATCGAATCACTGATCGACGAGTTGCGCACGGTGCTGGCCACCCTGACCAGCGGCGACAAACGGTTGTCCGGGGCGATCGACCGGCTGAACAAGCTGGTCAGCGGGTTGGCGGCCGACCGCGACCCGATCGGGACCGCCGTGACCGCCCTGGATCGCGGCACCGCGTCACTGGCGGATCTGCTCGGCAGCGCGCGCGATCCACTGACCGACACCATCCATCAGGTCAATCGGCTGACGAAGGCCGTCAACGCAGACCAGGCCGGCTTGGACATGTCGCTGCAGAAAGCGCCGGAGAACTATCGCAAGGCCATCCGGCTGGGGTCCTACGGCGGCTTCATCCAGTACTACCTGTGCGCCGTGCAGATCCGCGTCAGCGACACCCAGGGCCGTACGGCGGTGTTCCCCTGGATCAAATCGGAGGAGGGCCGATGCAGCGACAACGAATGA
- a CDS encoding MCE family protein, with protein MLKYRGTHLFRMGFIGAILTAFVVAIGLQPEQLIQWATSVRYQARFAEAGGLTTGADVTLSGIKVGSVTDVALDNGDALVTFTMAGKHPLGSQSTAHIRTGSLLGERVLTVEPAGSGKMRPLDVIPITRTSSPYSLTDVVGELTSNTAGTDTESLNQSLDTLSETIDQISPQLGPTFESLSRMSRSLNNRNESLAELLKSAGDMSGVLSERSQQINSLILDADSLVEVLNSRREAIVGLLVSTSAVSRQLNELVAQNNEQLKPTLDEINSLNKILIKNRDNLAKALPGLAKYELTQGEAVSNGAFYSAYIPNLLLPQLFQPFLDYIFGFRRGVDAGQPPDNAGPRAELPFPINGIPQPGDLPPR; from the coding sequence ATGCTCAAATATCGCGGAACCCACTTGTTCCGGATGGGCTTCATCGGCGCCATCCTCACCGCTTTCGTCGTCGCGATCGGGCTGCAGCCCGAACAGTTGATCCAGTGGGCCACTTCGGTGCGCTACCAGGCACGCTTCGCCGAGGCCGGCGGGCTGACCACCGGCGCCGATGTCACGCTGTCGGGGATCAAAGTCGGCTCGGTCACCGACGTCGCCCTGGACAACGGAGACGCCCTGGTGACGTTCACGATGGCCGGAAAGCACCCGCTGGGGTCACAGAGCACCGCGCACATCCGCACCGGTTCGCTGCTCGGCGAGCGCGTGCTGACCGTGGAGCCGGCGGGCAGCGGCAAGATGCGGCCCCTGGACGTCATCCCCATCACCCGCACGTCGTCGCCGTATTCGCTGACCGACGTGGTGGGGGAGCTGACCTCCAACACCGCCGGTACCGACACCGAATCCCTCAACCAGTCGCTGGACACCCTCTCGGAGACCATCGACCAGATCTCTCCGCAGCTGGGTCCCACGTTCGAGAGCCTCAGCCGGATGTCACGGTCGCTGAACAACCGCAACGAGAGCCTTGCCGAGCTGCTCAAGTCGGCGGGCGACATGAGCGGTGTGCTCTCCGAGCGTAGCCAGCAGATCAACTCGTTGATCCTCGACGCCGACAGTCTCGTCGAGGTGCTCAACTCCCGCCGCGAAGCGATCGTGGGCCTGCTCGTCAGCACGTCGGCGGTGTCCCGGCAGCTGAACGAACTCGTCGCGCAGAACAACGAACAGCTCAAACCGACGCTGGACGAGATCAACTCGCTGAACAAGATTCTGATCAAAAATCGCGATAATCTCGCGAAAGCGCTTCCCGGCCTGGCGAAATACGAACTCACCCAAGGCGAAGCCGTGTCCAACGGCGCGTTTTACAGCGCTTATATCCCGAACCTGCTGCTGCCGCAGCTGTTCCAGCCGTTCCTGGACTACATCTTCGGGTTCCGGCGCGGTGTCGACGCCGGGCAGCCGCCGGACAATGCCGGACCTCGCGCCGAACTTCCGTTCCCGATCAACGGGATTCCGCAACCAGGAGATCTGCCGCCACGATGA